Part of the Staphylococcus succinus genome, TATTATAACAAGAACACGCATTTATGCCGAGAAAATTTATTTATGTTGAGAAGAACCCTTAACTAAACTTGCAGACGAATGTCGGCATAGCGTGAGCTATTAAGCCGACCATTCGACAAGTTTTGGGATTGTTAAGGGTTCCGAGGCTCAACGTCAATAAAGCAATTGGAATAAAGCATCTATGATTATTTAAAAATATAAGTTACAATATATTCAAAAATATTTTTGAATGAGGTGTATTATGATTCAAACGGTTGTTACTGCTGCTGTTCTTTATATTGCTACAGCAGTTGATTTATTAGTAATTTTATTAATATTTTTTGCTAGAGCAAAGACTAGAAAAGAATATAGAGATATTTATGTTGGTCAATATTTAGGGTCTATTATTTTAATATTAGTTAGTTTGTTTTTAGCTTTTGTATTAAATTATGTTCCAGAGAAGTGGATATTAGGTTTATTGGGTTTAATACCAATTTATCTTGGAATTAAAGTGGCTATTTATGATGATTGTGAAGGAGAAAAGAGAGCTAAAAAAGAATTGAATGAAAAAGGATTGTCTAAATTAGTTGGTACGGTTGCAATTGTTACGATAGCAAGTTGTGGTGCTGATAATATTGGTTTATTTGTTCCGTATTTTGTGACATTAAGTGTTACTAATTTATTAATTACTCTGTTTGTCTTTTTAATTTTAATTTTCTTCTTGGTATTTACTGCACAAAAATTAGCTAATATTCCAGGAGTTGGAGAAATTGTTGAGAAATTTAGTCGTTGGATTATGGCTGTTATTTATATAGCTTTAGGTTTATTTATTATTATTGAAAATGACACTATTCAAACAATTTTAGGATTTATATTTTAATTTAGGGTGTGATTTTATATGAGTTATGAAAATGCTTGTGATGTGATCTGTGTACATGAGGATAAAGTTAACAATGCTTTAAGTTTTTTAGAAGATGATAAATCTAAGAAATTACTTAACATTTTAGAAAAAATTTGTGATGAGAAGAAATTGAAAATCATATTATCTTTGATTAAAGAAGATGAGTTGTGTGTTTGTGATATTTCTTTGATATTGAAAATGAGTGTTGCTTCAACTTCACATCATTTAAGGCTTTTATATAAAAATGAGGTACTTGATTTTTATAAAGATGGAAAGATGGCATATTATTTTATTAAAGACGATGAAATAAGAGAGTTTTTCTCTAAAAATCAGGAGGGTTTTTGAAACGAGTTTCTTCTTGTCTTGATACTATATAGAAATAACTCGATTTTTAAATTATAGCCATAATCCTTGATGCGTAAGGGATTATGGCTCCTTTTATAGTATCTTTTTAGTTTTTATCCTTCTTAGCACGTTGTTTTTACTTTGGAGTTATAGTATCTCTTAAAACAACAAGTATAAAAAATAAACTCCAATAAATAATTGACCCTATAGTTCCAACATCAATAACAAATATTAAAACTATATACCAAATAAGATTGATTACTATAATGAAATTAAAAATGGATCTTGACTTAGGTTTTATCATTTTTATCTTCACCATCTTTTATTTGTTTTCTTGATTCATAAATATTGTAATGTGGCTTTTAAATATAAAGATAAATTAAACCAAAACTAAAATGATCAATATTAAACCCAAAATACCAAGTATCCAACCACTCTTTTTCTTTTTCAAAATTTCTGGGATAGATGCGATTGTAAATGCTATAAGAGAAAATAACATAGGTAAATCGCTATTATCCGAAAGTATAACCATATAAAAAATGGCGATAATTAATAATATAGCAACTAAGATATTAATCGCTTTAGTTAAAAAACTATATTTTTCTTCTTGTTTCAAAAAATCACTTTCGATGTTTAATATTCTTCAAAATTTTCTAAGATATATAAGCAGCTAATTGCTTATATATAACTATATTCCAAGTAGAGATAGAACATATAAAATAAAGAAAAGACCAAAAAAGATCGTTAATATAACACGTTTCTCTAAAGTATATGCTAAGGACCCCATACCAAAAGCTATAGCTATTAAAATATCATTAGTTTTTCAAGAGAGCTTCCACCATAAAAATAATCAATTATTAGACGAAATATAAACAATAATATAGCTAATATTACAAATATCCCACCTAAAATTTTTAAATTACTCGTTAGTTTCGTTTCGTTATTAGTTTTGTTCATTTTATAACCTCTTTTAAAACTATCAATTTTGAAAACTAAATCTATGTTGCTAAAATTACTATCTAAATTAACTTATTAATTGTTAGTCAATATGACTCAAAAATATTTAGAATTATTTCATATGGTAAGCAATTAATGAGATTTTTTCAAAGTAATCGTAATAAATTCTTTGGTTAAAATCATATTTAGGAAATGAAACCCTATCTTGTTTATTAATTAAATTTAAATGAAGTATAAGTGTATAAAATTGATGAATGTATGTTCTATTTTCATCAGGTAAATGACAATGTTTCATAATTTTATTGTGGAGATAGTCAGTGAAATCTTGATTATATTCAGACCATTTTTTATCTATTAAATCTCTAATAGTTAAATTAAAAAAGAAACACATTTCGTCAACGACTTCAAACTTCAATGATTCTTCATTATTTTCTATAATTCCAATTTTTCTTTCCGTATAATAATCTTTCTTCAGTAATTCATTAAGTGAATTTGCTAAACTTTCTCTAGATAATCTTCTATTTAGACGCTCCATTTTTAACTTGTGATTCAATTGCATTGTTAAACATTCCTTTAAGACTTTATATAAAAACCATAGTATAAAATCATGGAATTTAAACCCTGGATGTCGTAGGATTTTTCTACATACTTAACATAAAAATATAAATATAGAAATCATAAAAAGAAGAAAGTATTATATAAAAGAAAGTATATGCTAAATCATGTTGCACAAGCTGTTGTACACGAGTAAAGAGCATAAGGGATATATGCCACCACTTTTTGTGGTGGGTCTGGCGAAGCCAGACATATCAAGGATTTAAAGATTATACCAGTGCCGTCACTTTTTTTCTTTGTTGCACAGGTTGTTGCACCTGTATATAGTGTTGTTGCACATCATGTTGTACCTATATATGGTATTGTTGCACACATTGTACAACATAGTAAAAACAAGAAAATAGTATTATTTGCAGCGATTAATGAGGGAATTACATATGTATTTATTTGGAAATTTTTCTTTAATAATTTCAAAAAGTATAAAGAAAAACATAAGGATTTATTATCCCAAGTGGACTAATTTTAAAATATTTTAAAATATCTTTAAGCTTTTTTATTAGAAATTGGATTGATTTTGTTAGCTCGTATTTGTATGAATTGAACTATCGAAAAGGGTCTTGAATATGCAGTTGAATTTGATAAAAAATAATTCGAAAAGTTTAAATAAAAAGGAGTTTTATTATGAAAAATGCTTTATTTCTTTTGATTTCGTGAATTAAATTTTACACATGTAAGTGATCAAAAATTGATGAACATTAGCAACCAGCATTTTTGGTTGTTTGGGTTTAGAGTTTTGGAATTATTAGGGGTTCCGAGATACAACGTCAATAAAGCAATTGTGTATTGTGGTTTAAATAAAAAGAGGAGTTTTCATTGAGTAAACTTTTATAGGAAATTTGTTGAATGTTATTTTATTATTATGCTTGTTAATGGAATTTATTTATTTAAGAAAGGTGTAGAACAAAAAATAATTCGTATTTTTTATGAGTAAAAAGGGGTTACATTTCTAAAATATTTTTGTTGTGTTTGAAACGAGTATAAACAATTTTCTTCTGGACTTGATATTCTATAAAATAAAAAACTTATGTTTTATATAACGCTGTTAAAAGGCTTGGTCAAAACAGGTTAAAACTTTTCCTTTACTTAATCATCTTAATTTGTTTACTTAAATAAATTAAAGGTATTAATATAATAGCCACCTCGGCTTAACTCTTTGTTTCACACTTACTACTGTTAGCATTAATTGCTAGCAGTAGTTTTTATTTTAATTCTAGAATGATCTTAAAATTTTAAGAAGCACTTTTTGCAATTAAATATTAAATTATGATTTTCACACTTTTTAAGTACTCTTTATTATTTTAAATTGATTTATTAAGTTTTTTTCTGATCTACTTAGAGTGTTTATTCCTTTTGTATTAGCAGTTTATGTTAATAGTTTGGAGCTTTAATTAACATAGTTCAACTTATCGGAAGTACATATGCTTCAAAAGATACAGATGGTATAATAGTGAGGTCGCCTTAACTTCCGGCGGTATTTTCGGCGGAAGGAGGTGAGCATCTGTGGACTTTTTATTCGTAACGGTTATTGCACCTGTGATAACTGGATGTATTGTAGCTTGTTTTACCTATTGGTTAAACCAACGCAATAAATAGGCGACTATCCATATCACATAAAGAGCCCCAACCTACGGCAATAGGTTGGGGCTCGGTGTATATCTATGGACTTTCTATTCGTTACTTGTATTATAACATCATAGTGGAGAGGAATGCAAAATAAGAACAAATATACATAGTTTAAATAAAAATCAATTTACTTGGTTTTACCCCACCTAGTTCATTCACTACTAGTATAGCTCGCGCTATGTCTTCAGCAGTGAATTCATCACTTAAATTAGAAAAAGTATTGTTAGTATCTTTTGCTAATTCTTCTACTTTTATTAAGTTCTTAAAAGAAGCGTCGTGTAAACACATATTACTTAAACTTGTGATCGTTTCTAAGAATTTATAACTAATATCGCTAGATTTAAAACTCTCATTTATGTCTTTGTGTGTCAATGAAAATTTTTGGTATAATTAAGAAAAATGAAGTAGCACGTCGTTTTAAAAATAGGCGGATTTAATTTATAACTTATACATCTGTTAATTTGTATGAAGTTATTTTCTACGTAATTTACATTATAATTTTAAAAACATTTTTAATAAGGGAGACAACATGAATTATAAAAAAGAGATAGAAAAGATGGGCTGGAATGAAGAAGAAATAACCAAAAGGATGAACAGTTTAGCAGATGACGACCCATATTTTAATACAAATGATATAACTCTAAACGCAGAGGATTTGAAGAAACGTTATAAGAATTTCATTGAAACAGATGAAGAGCAAGAATTAGCAGATGTTTTTTTTAATCAAGAAGACAAATGACATGAGTATGTAAAAAGCACCTAAAAGGGTGTTTAAAACAAGGTGTATTCCTCTTGTCCATGTTTATCTTTTTTAGCAAGGGGCAGGGGTTGCAGTCAAAAGATAGGTAATAATAAAATCTTGTTAATGGGTACTATAATCAAAGAATTGACGCTAATGTGAGAAATTTCTGGATATTATTATAAATATTACGTTTTGGCTAAACAACCGCAATAAGTAAGGCGACAGAGCCTTACTATTAAAAGCCCCCCATTCACCAGCCATAGATTGAGGGTCCGGTGATTGATGAGTCTAATATTCATCTCTATTTTAGCTGTTTTATTACTTGTATTATTATTTGGTTTTGTATATGAAGGATATTATCAACATTATTCGTATTTATATAGAAATAGTATGTAAATTTAAAGGCTTGGGCTATGAAATTAAAAAAGATCTTATTAGTATAACTGTTAAAGTATTAACCATTATTACTATAATGTTGACAGGTATAAAGGGGTTTATAGATTAGTCATTTAATAAGGATGAGCTTTCTGGATACGTCTTTATTGCCTTTAGTATTTAAAATTATTGAGTTTGCTTTGCTTTATAAAAACAAACTTATAGGCATTTTTCCGAAGAAGAGTGTTCAATAAAATTGGGGATTTACTATATACATATGATTATAATAATGTTTATTTTGTTTTTAGTTATGCTAAAAAGAGCGATAACTTGAAGTTTTAAATTCGTTAGATGAAACTAGTGACATACTCTAATTAAAGAGATATTAAAATATATTGCAATTTAAAATAATGTATCTTAAGGGGTTACTCTAATCATATAATAATTTAGAAACACTATATAAAAAGGTTAGTTTATTTGAAAGTAATTTTTAAGAGGAATACTATTAAATTAATTAAAAGAAGGAGGTTTTATCAATGAAAGCAGCAGTTTGGTATGGTCAAAAAGATGTACGAATTGAAGACCGAAAATCAAAAGAGTTACAAGATAATGAAGTTAAAGTTAAAGTGTCTTGGGCTGGGATTTGTGGTACAGATTTACATGAATACTTAGAAGGGCCTATATTTATTTCCACAGACAAACCAGACCCGTTACTTGGTCAAAAAGCGCCCGTTACATTAGGCCACGAATTTGCAGGCGTAGTAGATGATATTGGTTCTAAGGTTACAAAATTTAATAAAGGCGATCGTGTTGTCATTAATCCTACAGTTTCAAATCATGAAAAAGAAGAAAATATTGATCTTTATGATGGTTATTCATTTATAGGTTTAGGTTCTGATGGTGGATTTGCAGAACTTACAAACGCCCCAGAAGAGAATGTTTATAAATTACCAGATAACGTTTCTGATAAAGAAGGAGCCCTTGTAGAACCGATGGCTGTTGCAGTTCAAGCAATTAAAGAAGGTGAAGTTCTATTTGGCGACACTGTTGCTATTTTTGGTGCAGGGCCAATCGGTTTGTTAACAGTCATAGCAGCTAAAGCTGCAGGTGCAAGTAAGATATTTGTTTTTGATTTATCAGAAGAAAGATTGAATAAAGCTAAAGCGATTGGTGCTACTCATACTATAAATTCTGGTGAATCAGATCCAAGTGATGTTATTAATAAACATACAGATAATGGAGTTGATGTAGCATTTGAAGTAGCTGGTGTAGCACCAACACTTAAATCTGCTATAGACGTTACTAAAGCAAGAGGTACTGTCGTTATAGTGTCTATATTTGGTCATCCTATTGAATGGAATCCAATGCAATTAACAAATACAGGTGTAAAGCTCACTTCGACAATTGCTTATACACCTACTACATTTCAACAAACAATAGATTTAATTAACGAAGGTAATTTAAAAGTTAAAGATGTCGTTACTGATGAGATAGAGTTAGATGATATTGTGGAGTCAGG contains:
- the cadD gene encoding cadmium resistance transporter CadD, with the protein product MIQTVVTAAVLYIATAVDLLVILLIFFARAKTRKEYRDIYVGQYLGSIILILVSLFLAFVLNYVPEKWILGLLGLIPIYLGIKVAIYDDCEGEKRAKKELNEKGLSKLVGTVAIVTIASCGADNIGLFVPYFVTLSVTNLLITLFVFLILIFFLVFTAQKLANIPGVGEIVEKFSRWIMAVIYIALGLFIIIENDTIQTILGFIF
- a CDS encoding ArsR/SmtB family transcription factor, with protein sequence MSYENACDVICVHEDKVNNALSFLEDDKSKKLLNILEKICDEKKLKIILSLIKEDELCVCDISLILKMSVASTSHHLRLLYKNEVLDFYKDGKMAYYFIKDDEIREFFSKNQEGF
- a CDS encoding type I toxin-antitoxin system Fst family toxin, encoding MDFLFVTVIAPVITGCIVACFTYWLNQRNK
- a CDS encoding 2,3-butanediol dehydrogenase; its protein translation is MKAAVWYGQKDVRIEDRKSKELQDNEVKVKVSWAGICGTDLHEYLEGPIFISTDKPDPLLGQKAPVTLGHEFAGVVDDIGSKVTKFNKGDRVVINPTVSNHEKEENIDLYDGYSFIGLGSDGGFAELTNAPEENVYKLPDNVSDKEGALVEPMAVAVQAIKEGEVLFGDTVAIFGAGPIGLLTVIAAKAAGASKIFVFDLSEERLNKAKAIGATHTINSGESDPSDVINKHTDNGVDVAFEVAGVAPTLKSAIDVTKARGTVVIVSIFGHPIEWNPMQLTNTGVKLTSTIAYTPTTFQQTIDLINEGNLKVKDVVTDEIELDDIVESGFKQLVNDKSQAKILVKL